One window from the genome of Rhodobacteraceae bacterium S2214 encodes:
- a CDS encoding sulfotransferase, translating to MKPKLKHRWSLQQNFLMGLTFGHWMQVLAENRFRISPAYLHRAAAITLVSPLNSLNAFIERKRYGAAIDAVEITQPPVFILGHWRSGTTHLHDLMAQDDVLFHAPNTFQVTNPLTFLTTESTVSKLFAWMIPAKRPMDNMPMSFQSPQEDEFAPLIMSQRSAYLAVSFPQTGQHYEEELTFRDVAPDKVAAWKSAFVNFCKKLTLNDPRALLLKSPPHTARIKTILQMFPDARFVHIHRDPYRVFQSQRHFFDTATWYMYMQRPNLDQIDEGILQRHQIMYDAYFEDLALLPKDRICEVTFDALEADPIAQLSKVYDHLNLAGFDAYKHKVQAYLDSIAGYKKNSFSPLDDATKAVVADRWSRSFDVWDYPK from the coding sequence ATGAAGCCCAAGCTCAAACATCGTTGGAGCCTGCAACAGAATTTCTTGATGGGTCTGACCTTTGGGCATTGGATGCAGGTCTTGGCCGAAAACAGGTTCCGGATATCACCAGCCTATTTGCACCGCGCCGCCGCAATTACGCTTGTTAGTCCGCTGAATTCGTTGAACGCATTTATCGAACGCAAACGGTATGGCGCAGCGATCGATGCCGTTGAAATCACGCAGCCGCCGGTTTTCATCCTTGGGCACTGGCGCAGCGGGACGACACATCTGCACGATCTGATGGCGCAGGATGACGTCCTGTTTCACGCCCCCAACACGTTTCAGGTCACGAACCCGCTGACTTTTCTGACCACGGAAAGCACAGTGTCCAAACTGTTCGCGTGGATGATCCCCGCAAAGCGGCCGATGGATAACATGCCGATGTCGTTTCAATCCCCGCAAGAAGATGAATTTGCGCCGCTGATCATGTCGCAACGGTCAGCTTACCTTGCCGTTTCGTTTCCTCAAACGGGCCAGCACTACGAAGAGGAACTGACATTTCGTGATGTGGCGCCGGACAAGGTCGCTGCTTGGAAGTCTGCGTTTGTAAATTTCTGCAAGAAACTGACGCTGAATGATCCGCGTGCTTTGCTGCTGAAATCACCACCACACACGGCGCGGATCAAAACCATCCTGCAAATGTTTCCAGACGCGCGTTTCGTCCACATACACCGCGACCCTTATCGCGTTTTTCAATCGCAACGGCATTTCTTCGATACGGCCACGTGGTACATGTATATGCAACGTCCCAACCTTGATCAGATTGACGAGGGTATCCTGCAGCGCCACCAAATCATGTATGATGCCTATTTCGAGGACCTTGCGCTGCTCCCCAAAGATCGCATTTGCGAAGTCACCTTTGACGCGCTCGAAGCCGACCCGATTGCGCAGCTTTCGAAAGTCTACGATCACCTCAACCTTGCAGGTTTCGACGCCTACAAACACAAGGTGCAGGCCTATTTAGACAGTATCGCTGGCTATAAAAAGAACAGTTTCTCTCCGCTAGATGACGCGACCAAAGCCGTCGTGGCCGACAGATGGTCCCGAAGTTTTGATGTTTGGGATTATCCGAAGTGA
- a CDS encoding cytochrome P450, whose translation MTRAPGPQGSIIWGSLADLKTDALGLLGDAARDHGDVVRLRFGPVTTHLINHPDHIAHVLSRHPDRYDKNTRSAERIRATCGDSLLSANKDAWARHRRLIQPVFQPKMFNDISRVVASELAPLLDRWIVADKIDIVAEMMHLVIAISARILFSSSVDAARIEAALEVILQDTWRRLEAPLDPAMLSRHLHRPAFKQAVQTIDDVILDLIHARRASDNRPDDLLSQLITAHEAEGDAGLTDQELRDAAVTLLLGGHETTANALAWAFYAVAQNPDAALHTNDPAHIFAEAVRLYPSIWIVERRAIQTDTIGGFTIPRGSSVLISPYLIHRHPDFWTDANHFDPTRHASETDRHRHAYIPFGLGQHRCIGLHMARAIAAEVIGQTYARLKFEAVGPAPNLEPKITLRPNGPLWLRVLAG comes from the coding sequence GTGACCCGCGCACCGGGACCGCAGGGTAGCATAATCTGGGGGTCGCTTGCCGATCTGAAAACCGATGCGCTTGGTCTGCTCGGGGATGCGGCGCGCGATCACGGCGATGTTGTGCGGCTTCGTTTCGGGCCAGTCACCACGCATCTGATCAATCATCCTGATCATATTGCCCATGTTCTGTCCCGCCACCCTGACCGCTATGATAAAAACACGCGCAGCGCGGAACGGATTAGGGCGACCTGCGGCGATAGCCTGCTGTCGGCGAACAAGGACGCATGGGCGCGCCATAGGCGTCTTATCCAGCCCGTGTTCCAGCCAAAGATGTTCAACGACATAAGCCGCGTCGTTGCGTCTGAGCTCGCGCCTTTGTTAGATCGCTGGATTGTTGCGGATAAGATCGACATAGTCGCCGAGATGATGCATCTCGTCATCGCCATTTCTGCCCGTATTCTGTTTTCATCCAGTGTCGATGCTGCGCGGATCGAGGCGGCGCTAGAGGTCATTCTGCAAGACACGTGGCGCAGGTTAGAAGCACCGCTTGATCCGGCGATGCTATCACGCCACCTGCACCGCCCCGCGTTCAAACAGGCCGTACAAACCATCGACGATGTGATTCTTGATTTGATCCATGCCCGACGTGCGTCCGACAATCGCCCTGACGATTTGCTGTCCCAACTCATCACCGCGCACGAAGCAGAGGGCGACGCCGGACTAACTGATCAGGAACTTCGCGACGCGGCAGTGACGTTATTACTTGGCGGACATGAAACGACGGCAAACGCATTGGCTTGGGCATTCTATGCGGTTGCGCAAAACCCCGATGCCGCGCTGCACACCAACGACCCCGCGCATATATTCGCGGAAGCAGTCAGGCTTTATCCGTCAATTTGGATCGTCGAACGCCGAGCAATCCAGACCGATACCATCGGCGGCTTCACAATCCCGCGGGGATCCAGCGTGCTGATTTCGCCCTACCTGATCCACAGACATCCGGACTTTTGGACCGATGCCAATCACTTTGACCCAACCCGTCACGCAAGTGAAACGGACAGGCATCGCCACGCTTATATTCCGTTTGGGCTTGGACAGCATCGCTGTATCGGGCTGCATATGGCCCGTGCTATTGCCGCCGAAGTCATTGGACAAACCTATGCACGCCTAAAGTTCGAGGCCGTTGGCCCAGCGCCAAATCTCGAACCAAAGATCACCCTGCGTCCGAATGGCCCTTTATGGCTGCGCGTTCTTGCGGGCTAA
- the ccoS gene encoding cbb3-type cytochrome oxidase assembly protein CcoS, whose translation MNVLIVLVPVSLVLAIAGLLTFLWTLRSEQYDDLDGDAWRILVEDALSPQERAAIKGHSDAG comes from the coding sequence ATGAATGTTTTGATTGTACTTGTTCCGGTGTCTTTGGTCTTGGCCATCGCTGGGTTGTTGACGTTTCTATGGACGTTGCGCAGCGAACAATATGATGACCTGGACGGGGACGCGTGGCGGATTTTGGTGGAAGATGCGCTTAGCCCGCAAGAACGCGCAGCCATAAAGGGCCATTCGGACGCAGGGTGA